ATTATAATCTTGTGATTAATCACAAGAAGGTTTATCGGCTTTGCAAAGAGCTCAGAATACTTAAAGACCAGAGAATAATTAAAGCTAAAATAAAGAGAAATATTGCAGTTAACAGAACTATAACAGGCTCAAATCAACTATGGGAAATGGATATAAAATATGGCTACATAGAAGGTGAAGATAAGTTCTTCTACTTACTAAATTTAATTGATATCTTTGATAGGAGCATTATAGATTACCACATGGGTTTACACTGTGAGGCTAAAGATGCTACAGCACTACTGAGAAAGTGCTTAATAAGAAGAAACTTGTTTGAGGAAGGCTCTAAAAAGCCAGTAATAAGAACAGACAACGGGCCTCAGTTTATAAGTCATAAATTTGATGAATGCTGTGAAGGACTTAAAACTGAACATGAGAGAATACCAGTGAAGACGCCAAATAAAAACGCACATGTGGAATCATTTCACAGAATACTTGAGGATGAGTGTTTAAAAATTAATGAATTTCAAAGCTATGCGGAAGCATACAAAATAGTAAATGAATTTATGGAATTCTACAATAATAGGAGATTACATTCAAGTTTAAGATTTATGGCTCCACATGAATTTTATAACCTTTATTTTGGAGAAAACCTAACAAATATTCAAATAAGGGTCTAAATTTAAAAGAAATGAAGAATTTATTAGATTCTGTCCAAAACGAGGGGGTTAATCCGATATTTCCTTTATAGAATGTAAGAGTTTCCAATATACATACTGGAAAATTATACATGCGGAATGTAGGTTACACCTAACGAAGCTGAGGTTATTAAAAATATTACCGGATTTGACATTGGAGGATACAAGCATGAATTAACTGATAATGATATTAGACATATGCTGAATAGACATGGTAATCCTAATGGAGAAGCAAGAAAAGGACAAATTGCCATTACCTCTAATGACATCAAACAAATTCCAAATATAATTAATAATTATGATTATATCAAAAAGGGAAATTTAAATAGGAAAAACCAGACGATAGTTTACATGAAAGATATCAAGGGAATGGTCTATTACGTGGAAGTTATAAGTGAATCTAAGAATACATTGTCTAGTAAAACAATGTGGAAGAAGCCTTCTGTAACTGTCAATGACAGTACCAGAGGTACTTCCCTGACATTAGACGTCCAAACAACCGGGTACAGCCTGAAGTTATAAGAAGTAAATTGGCCGGAGATATACCAACTATATCCCATGAAATAGGGCACCATCTTGACAAGCTGTATAGATTAAATGCTCTAGTTAAAAGTAATTCTAAATTCAATGGAGAAATTATGAGTCTAGGAGAAGAACAAGCTAAATTACAAAAACTAGATGCTGACGGACAAAGAAGTGAGGGCATAGCTGAGCTTGCTAGAAAATATCTAACTGATGAAGATTTAAGTAATATTACGTTTGCTAATACTTTTGAAAAAAATGCTGGATAAAAACCTCTTAAAATCCATGCAAGAGTTTAAAAATAACTACTCAAATTATTTAAATGCTAGTTCAGGTAATTGAGCTTAATATTATATAAGAATTACACTCAAGTCAGAATGTGCTTTATGATGGTTCTATTAAGTGCTTTTGAAGTAATTACTGGCTTATATTACTGGAAGAAAGGAAAAGTAAATGACGGGAAAGTGTATATTTTTGTTGGAATATTTGTTTTTATCATTTTTACAAGTGTGACTATAATAACTTTGTTTTAATTATATTGTTAGATTATCTTTATTTAGAAAGAATAAAAACTTATACTGATTATATAAGTAAAAAATTATGTATTAATATATAAATGGAGGGATATTTTCAATGAATCCAGATGACGATCCTAAATATTGGAAATTAGGAGTTTTTTACTATAATCCAGATAATTCTTCGGAATTTGTTGATAAGAGAAGAGGCATAGGAGGTACTATTAATTTTGGTAGTAAACTCGGCAGACGCATATTTGCACTTCTATTTGTACCTATTGTCATAGTAATATTACTATTTATTATTATTGCATTTTTTAAATAAACAATAGATTATCAAAATAATTCACAACATTCTTAACTTGTGTCACAAGTGAAAGATTATGTGAGTTACAGTTATTTCAAGGTAGATATTGATAATCAATCAAGTAAGTGCTATAATTAATAAAATTAGTTTAGAGGGTGATATTATGCCAGAGGCTATTCTGAACAATAAAAGTAATAAGTCTGCTATAATTTGTTTAATACTATCTGTCTTGTTATTTCTTTTTGCTGGATTATTGCATACAATTTTAGGGAATGTCTTTATAGTTATTCCTATTCTTACTATTGTTTTTGCTGTCTTAAGTCTTGTAAAATCCGATAGAGATGGGCTGAGCTCAGTTGGAATATTGGGAATTATGATAGGAGCAATTTATGTAGGAATGTTTATATATCAACATTTATAGCATTTAAATTAATATTTATTAGGTATTGATAATCAACCAGTACTTATTTTTCTTAAAAGTTAGGAAAGCGTTCTACGAGTAAAAACTTATATAACATAACACATTAAGAGTTTTGGAGAAATCTAAGACTTTTTTTAATGCTAAAAAATAACTATGGGGAGGTCTGGAATGGAGAATGAAATATTTAAAATGGCAGTTAACCAGGGGATATGGGCGGCACTCTTTGTAGTGCTGCTTTTTAAGGTGAAGGAAGGTATTGCAGAAAATACAAATAATACAACTGTTGTAAAAGACAAAGCAATACAGAATACTTCTATTGCTCAAACCGAGTAAAACATTAAAATAACATGAATTTTATATATGTTTGTCACAATATACAATTATAATTATAATGTATTATACCTGTGTATAATAAATATTTGGGGTTTAGGAGCGACTAAATATAGTGGTATTAACAGGCCACTATATTTTTTATTATAGCTTATTTACATATACTGTAAAATAATGTGTTATATATTTATAAGATTAATTTCCTAAGTTTATTATTCTTTGCAATCTAAAACAACAAAAGCCCTGGTATTTTGCCATGGCTTTTGTTGATTGGAACTATTGAAACGATATTAAAGAAGTACACAATATTTTTATGAACATGAATTATTATGCCCAATTCACTATATTTAAAACAAAAGAGAGCTTTATATCTAAAATATTATATATTTATGAGGTCAACTTCCTAAATATAATTCTTTACAACTCAATATAAGCTTAATTCTTCCAAATTTACGCTCCAAATGGCATGGTTATCACTCAATCATACTATTTTTGATAGCAAGGCTTATTTTCTTAGCAATTATATTATCGTTTATTAACAAAAGATAGTGATGCTTTCTACATATGAGGTAAAATTTGTTATAGAATAAAATACATAGAAGATCTAAGTCAAACAGAATATACGGCTGAATGATAAAACAAAATATACATTTAGATAATAAATATATTTTTAAAATCATAAATATATTTTATATATGCTCAAAAATAGAGGAGGATAACATGAAGAGCTTGGATATATTTTCCTTGATTTTAGGCTATGCGGTAGTACCTAGCTTATATTATAGAGGTTTTTCGAATAAAATAATTAAAAAAGCTCCTACAAAAGATAAGGTTATTGCTTTAACCTTTGATGATGGACCTAGTCCACAATATACACCAAGACTTTTAGATGTACTTAAAAAGAATAATGTAAAATGCACGTTTTTTGTTCTTGCAGAAAATGCACAAAAGTATCCAGATATAATTAAGCGTATTGAAGATGAGGGACATTACATTGGACTTCATTCACTAAAGCATAGAAATGCAATTTTTTCATTACCGCACCAAACACGAAAAAATTTTTCTAAAGCTTTAAACATTATGGATAATTTAGGAATAAAAGTTGAATTTTTCAGACCTCCATGGGGGATATTTAATCCGTCAACAAATTATTATGCTAAAGCTAATAACTTAAAGGTTATTCTTTGGTCCATTCATGCTATGGATTGGAGCAGATGGGTAACTGAAGATTATATAAAGAACAAACTTATAAACAATATAAAATCTGGTGACATTATATTATTACACGATGGCAGAGGATCTAAAAATTCACCTATGAAAACAATAGGAGCTTTGCAAACTGTTTTACCTGTTCTCAAGAGAAAGGGATATAGATTTATTCTTGCTAAGGATTTATAAATGTAAAGTTATGATTTTAAAATATATACCATTAAAAGGCTGTATATTTTATTGAGAGTATAGAGGATATCTATTTTTAAGTATAGTAAAATCTCTTATATTCATTAGTAGTTTAGGATTATTAGTTATTATACCATCAACACCTAAATTGATTAACTTACGCATAGAAGTTTCGTTGTTAACTGTCCAAACATATATTTTTTTATTAGAATTATGGATGTTTTCAACTAAATTTTTTGTTACTAAATTTTCTTTTATACTATAAAAATTTACATCTATTGAATATAAATTAATATAAGGATTGGTTGTTATATAACTTGTATTAACATTGGGATCTAATTTTTTTATATTAGTTAGAATAGCATAATTTGAAGATTGAATAATACAGTGACTAATTAAATCATTTTCTTTAATAATATGAATAACTTTATTCGTTAAACTAATAGTGTCGCCATAAGGCTTAATATATATAATTAAATTAAGTTTTTTGCTAACAATAATTTATGTACGCTTATATAAAAATTTAATTATTTAGAGGGTGTGTAAATTGAAAATCAGAAAACATTATTCTATAGTTTGTTTGATGTTCTTAAGTATTTTTTTGATAAACAATTGTATAGGTCTTCAATATAATAATAGATTGAATGTTAAAGCAGCATCAAATACAGAGCATGATGAAAAGGTAATATATTTAACTTTTGATGATGGGCCAAGTATAATAACAGATAAAATTCTTGATATATTAAAAGCCAATAATGTAAAGGCAATATTTTTTTTAATAGGGAATCAAATTGAGGAAAACAAATCAACTGTAAAAAGAATATATGATGAAGGACATGGGATAGGGCTTCATACTTACAGTCATAAAATTAAGAAAATATATTCTAGTCAGGATGCTTTTATAAAAGAAATGAATAATACACGTGAAGAGATAAATAGTGTTATTGGAATAAGGCCTGATATAATAAGGTTTCCCCAAGGCAGCAGGAAGCATTTAAGTAAAAATATGCTTGAGAAATTGAATAAATATAACTATAGAGTATATGATTGGAACATAGTTACTTCAGATGGAATAAAGGCAAAAACTCCACCAGCAAAGCTTTTTAAGGAAGCTACAGGAGATAAAGATAAACCTAATCCTATTATATTACTTATGCATTGTGATTATATGCATAAAAATACATGTAAAGCTTTGCCTAAAATAATAAATTATTTAAAAACATAAAAAGTTGACCCAAGGTCAGCTAAAAATTTGAAAGGAGTAATAGCATTTAATAGTATGAACAAAATTTTGAAGTTGCATACAATGTATAGAAAACAATTTTAATTTAAATGCAAGGTATTCTTTAAATAAAATAAAAATTTTTATAATAAAAGCCCTGGCAGCACCAGAGCTTTTATTAATTGAGGTAACACATAATGAGTAAGATATTAGAAGGATTCTAGTTATGCATTAGTATTATAACCAATTCACCATATTTTATATTTATTTTCCAAATATCCATCCAATTACCTAGAGTATTTTTTATAGAAATGTACAAACTTTAAGTATAAGCAGTAAAGATTACTATGTAAAGGAGTGTTAACTATGACACGTAACAGTAATAATTTAGTAGTTCCACAGGCTAGAGAAGCTTTAAATAGATTTAAAATGGAGTCAGCTAGAGAGGTAGGAGTAGATCTAAAGAATGGATATAATGGAGATCTTACTTCAAGAGAAGCTGGCTCTATAGGTGGAAATATGGTTAAGAAAATGGTTGAAGCTTATGAGCAGGGCTTAAAGTAGGAATGTAATAAGAGCCTGTGCCTTGAGGGTGCAGGCTTTGGCTTTTTTATCTGGAATTACATATATTTATAGATAAGAGTGAAGTTTATATAATTATAAAAGCCTCAACTTAAAACTAAGCTGGAGCTATATTACTTTAAATATCTACATAATCTAAAAAGTGTAATTTATCCATTGTTGTAACTAATTTTATGCGTTCACCTTTTTTTATGTTTTTACTAGTTCTTTGTTTTCCACCTCTAATATTATAAGCATATGATAAGTCCACTAAATTCTTTTGAGTAATGTTATGTTTTGCAGCTATATCCTTCTGTGATCCATAATTTAAGCTAGCCTTCATATTTCTATATGATTGTAATATGATACGAGATTTTCTAAATCTTTCATCTCATTTTTAAACAATATTCGTAAAATTTATACTTATCCATTAAATCAACAGGAATTACATCTCCATAGTTTTCTAATATAAATTTTAAAAATATCTCTTTCTGACAATGTGGTTTTTTGAACTCTTCAAAATTGATTCTTTTTTTGATTATATAAGCTTTATATACACACTAAATAGAAAACATTGGTGATAAAGCTAGTATTCCATATTTTCAACATAGGAAATATTTACAACTTCTATCATTACAAAAAGTCTACGTCATTTATGATACGGTTCACCGTAACAAGTATAACGTAGACTTTTACTTATTAATCAGTTACAATCCTATAATCAACACTAACGACCAACTGAAAAATACTTGAAGCCTTTTTTTATCATAGGTTCATTATCATATATATTTCGGAAATCAAAAAAATAATCACCTTTCATATTTGATTTAATCTTATCCAGATTAAGACTTCTAAATTGATTCCATTCTGTAATAAGTATTATAGCATCTACACCCTCTGAAGCATCATATTCATCCTCACAGAATTTTATGATTTCTATGTCAAACTTATTAAAGGATTCCAATGCGCTATTCATAGCCTTGGGGTCATACACTCTGAATTGTGCCCCATGAAGAGATAGCTCTTTAATGATAGTCAACGATGGGGATTCTCTCATATCATCAGTATTATTTTTAAAGGACAAACCTAACACAGCAAATATTTTTCCATCCAGGGGCCCCATCTCCCCTTTAATCTTATTAACCATCCTCATCTTTTGTTTTTCATTTGCATTAATTGTTGCCTTTACAATTCCAAGTTCGCACTCATAAATTTCTCCAATGTTTACTAGAGCCTTAGTGTCCTTAGGAAAACAACTTCCACCATATCCCGGTCCTGTGTGAAGAAACTTGGAGCCAATCCTCCCATCCATACCCATTCCCTTGGCAACTTGCTGAATATTGGCACCGGTTTTTTCGCATAACTCTGACAATTCGTTAATGAAGGATATCTTTGTGGCAAGAAAAGCATTGGAAGCGTACTTTATTAATTCTGCTGTCTCAATATTTGCTATAATGAAAGGAGTCTCGTTTATATATAAAACTCTGTACACTTCTTTCATTATATCTATTGCATGCTGTGACTCAGCTCCTATTACAACTCTATCAGCATGAGTAAAATCTTGAATAGCTGAACCCTGTCTTAAAAATTCGGGATTGGAAACTACATCAAAATCAATACAGAGTCCTCGATTGCTCAATTCTCCTCTGATTATTTTTTTAACCGTTTGACCCGTTCCCACTGGAACTGTTGACTTATCAACAACAATCTTATACTCGTCCATGGAATGGCCTATTTGGCGTGCCACCTCGTAAACATTAGATAAATCGGCACCACCATCAACGTTTGATGGAGTTCCTACTGCAATGAATATTACATCGCTTTTTTTTATAACTTCATTAATGTCTGTTGTAAAGCCAATTCTTTTATAATATAAATTTCTAAATAGTAAATCTTCTAGCCCAGGTTCATATATTGTAGGATTTCCATTGTTTAGTCGGAGAATGATGTCTTCATTTTTATCATGGCATATTATCTGCCAGCCAAAGTCTGATAAGCAAAGGCCTGTAACAAGCCCCACATATCCAGTTCCAATTATACCTATTTTAATCATTTATCTTTCCCCTAGGCACTGATAGTACTCCTTTCTTTCAACACTTCCCTGTATATATCCATAAGTCCATCAATAATTTTATCCCAAGATCTACTTTTACCCGAATTTATACCATTAATTGTTATATATTCTCTTAGAGTCTTATTTTCTATTAGTTCTGTCATGCAGTGAGTTAATTGTTCACTATTTCTTGCCTTAAATTTAAGGCCATTTTGCTTGTGCTTTATAATTTCTTTAACTCCTCCTGCATCAGCACCAATTACAGCAAGACCCGAGGTCATAGCTTCTAAGACCACATTTCCAAAGGTTTCTGTAGAAGATGGACATACAAATATATCACTGGAAGCATATATCTCCGAAAGCTCCCTTCCTTTTTTAAATCCAGTAA
This genomic interval from Clostridium kluyveri contains the following:
- a CDS encoding IS3 family transposase (programmed frameshift), giving the protein MKGKSYTKELKEEVLREVKEVGNVSLVSRRHGISKSTIFTWIKNSKDEIKVKPGRKALVEGEKELENELTEVTKENDHLKKLLGEKDLEVAILRDLNKKIKPSIKEKVEIAKKYIDQGYNAVFVLKVVKLGRSTYYYNLSVEGKEKARPKGGKPKGYSINVDGEKVCDDQIKEFILEAIDGDAINYGYRKITYHLRKYYNLVINHKKVYRLCKELRILKDQRIIKAKIKRNIAVNRTITGSNQLWEMDIKYGYIEGEDKFFYLLNLIDIFDRSIIDYHMGLHCEAKDATALLRKCLIRRNLFEEGSKKPVIRTDNGPQFISHKFDECCEGLKTEHERIPVKTPNKNAHVESFHRILEDECLKINEFQSYAEAYKIVNEFMEFYNNRRLHSSLRFMAPHEFYNLYFGENLTNIQIRV
- a CDS encoding DUF5808 domain-containing protein, whose product is MNPDDDPKYWKLGVFYYNPDNSSEFVDKRRGIGGTINFGSKLGRRIFALLFVPIVIVILLFIIIAFFK
- a CDS encoding BhlA/UviB family holin-like peptide, whose amino-acid sequence is MENEIFKMAVNQGIWAALFVVLLFKVKEGIAENTNNTTVVKDKAIQNTSIAQTE
- a CDS encoding polysaccharide deacetylase family protein, whose translation is MKSLDIFSLILGYAVVPSLYYRGFSNKIIKKAPTKDKVIALTFDDGPSPQYTPRLLDVLKKNNVKCTFFVLAENAQKYPDIIKRIEDEGHYIGLHSLKHRNAIFSLPHQTRKNFSKALNIMDNLGIKVEFFRPPWGIFNPSTNYYAKANNLKVILWSIHAMDWSRWVTEDYIKNKLINNIKSGDIILLHDGRGSKNSPMKTIGALQTVLPVLKRKGYRFILAKDL
- a CDS encoding glycerophosphodiester phosphodiesterase family protein; this encodes MIVSKKLNLIIYIKPYGDTISLTNKVIHIIKENDLISHCIIQSSNYAILTNIKKLDPNVNTSYITTNPYINLYSIDVNFYSIKENLVTKNLVENIHNSNKKIYVWTVNNETSMRKLINLGVDGIITNNPKLLMNIRDFTILKNRYPLYSQ
- a CDS encoding polysaccharide deacetylase family protein, whose protein sequence is MKIRKHYSIVCLMFLSIFLINNCIGLQYNNRLNVKAASNTEHDEKVIYLTFDDGPSIITDKILDILKANNVKAIFFLIGNQIEENKSTVKRIYDEGHGIGLHTYSHKIKKIYSSQDAFIKEMNNTREEINSVIGIRPDIIRFPQGSRKHLSKNMLEKLNKYNYRVYDWNIVTSDGIKAKTPPAKLFKEATGDKDKPNPIILLMHCDYMHKNTCKALPKIINYLKT
- a CDS encoding alpha/beta-type small acid-soluble spore protein, which gives rise to MTRNSNNLVVPQAREALNRFKMESAREVGVDLKNGYNGDLTSREAGSIGGNMVKKMVEAYEQGLK
- a CDS encoding UDP-glucose dehydrogenase family protein, encoding MIKIGIIGTGYVGLVTGLCLSDFGWQIICHDKNEDIILRLNNGNPTIYEPGLEDLLFRNLYYKRIGFTTDINEVIKKSDVIFIAVGTPSNVDGGADLSNVYEVARQIGHSMDEYKIVVDKSTVPVGTGQTVKKIIRGELSNRGLCIDFDVVSNPEFLRQGSAIQDFTHADRVVIGAESQHAIDIMKEVYRVLYINETPFIIANIETAELIKYASNAFLATKISFINELSELCEKTGANIQQVAKGMGMDGRIGSKFLHTGPGYGGSCFPKDTKALVNIGEIYECELGIVKATINANEKQKMRMVNKIKGEMGPLDGKIFAVLGLSFKNNTDDMRESPSLTIIKELSLHGAQFRVYDPKAMNSALESFNKFDIEIIKFCEDEYDASEGVDAIILITEWNQFRSLNLDKIKSNMKGDYFFDFRNIYDNEPMIKKGFKYFSVGR